In Trifolium pratense cultivar HEN17-A07 linkage group LG7, ARS_RC_1.1, whole genome shotgun sequence, a genomic segment contains:
- the LOC123899610 gene encoding uncharacterized protein LOC123899610, whose translation MSETIPTPNRTIRRRSILLRCSISSATVYSPPPLFNLEAQSVNLSDVLLQTLLRRRTTTPPPDVSVVLCISKRMRRGTNKKMRRGTTMIKMLVGSSLYVVFILGHSYKLRMLCFFYSFTMLKYGTMSLVKQKRHYSFEKQSSAEYHENLAKVTQTDGGATRDIQEVDGSQRIQIWKDVSKGKSRGKMLWY comes from the exons ATGAGTGAGACGATTCCAACACCTAATCGCACAATACGCCGCCGTTCAATCCTCCTCCGCTGTTCAATCTCCTCCGCCACCGTTTATTCTCCTCCGCCGCTGTTTAATCTGGAAGCACAATCCGTCAATCTCTCGGATGTTCTCCTTCAAACCCTACTCCGTCGAAGAACCACAACCCCTCCGCCGGACGTCTCTGTCGTTCTTTGCATTTCCAAG AGGATGAGGAGGGGGACCAATAAGAAAATGAGGAGGGGAACAACCATGATAAAGATGCTTGTGGGAAGCTCATTATACGTCGTATTTATACTGG GGCATTCATATAAACTCAGAATGTTATGTTTCTTCTATTCTTTTACCATGCTGAAATATGGTACAATGTCTTTGGTAAAACAAAAAAGACATTACTCTTTTGAGAAGCAGAGTTCA GCTGAATATCATGAAAATTTGGCCAAAGTGACACAAACTGATGGTGGTGCTACTCGTGACATTCAAGAGGTTGATGGATCGCAAAGAATTCAAATATGGAAAGATGTTTCCAAGGGTAAGTCTCGGGGGAAGATGTTATGGTACTAG